The following proteins are co-located in the Verrucomicrobiota bacterium genome:
- the pheA gene encoding prephenate dehydratase has protein sequence MSVAEHRQAIDRLDERIIELLNERTRHVLEIGAMKFKAGEEIYAPDRELAVFERLCKRNPGPITNDSLRAIYREVMSSALSLQKSMTIAYFGPEATFTHQAAIRRFGSSLYYAPQKTIADVFNEVSKNRADYGVVPVENSTEGVVTHTLDMLVDSDLKIVSQIVLPIQHCLVGKVKRSEIKRLYSHPQALGQCRGWIQKHLPEVEIIESSSTTRAAELVRSDRKSAAIASSLAAERYRLKILERDIQDNSINATRFLVLGRQCSPPTGRDRTSVMFSIVHEIGALHRALAPFRRFKINMTKIESRPSKRRAWEYYFFVDCDGHIHDERVATAVEQLSRHCNFVKVLGSYPNAE, from the coding sequence ATGAGCGTTGCCGAGCATCGTCAGGCGATTGACCGGCTCGACGAACGAATCATCGAGCTGCTCAACGAACGCACCCGGCACGTGCTGGAGATCGGCGCGATGAAATTCAAAGCCGGCGAGGAGATTTACGCGCCGGACCGCGAGCTCGCCGTGTTCGAGCGGCTTTGCAAACGCAATCCGGGACCCATCACGAACGATTCGCTGCGCGCCATTTATCGCGAGGTCATGTCCAGCGCGCTTTCGCTTCAGAAATCGATGACCATCGCGTACTTTGGGCCGGAAGCCACCTTCACGCATCAGGCCGCGATCCGGCGCTTTGGTTCCAGCCTGTATTACGCGCCGCAAAAGACCATCGCGGACGTCTTTAACGAAGTGAGCAAGAACCGCGCAGACTACGGGGTCGTTCCGGTGGAGAATTCCACCGAAGGCGTCGTGACCCATACGCTGGATATGCTCGTGGACAGCGACCTGAAAATCGTCTCCCAAATCGTGTTGCCCATTCAGCATTGCCTGGTTGGCAAGGTCAAACGCAGCGAGATCAAACGCCTTTACTCTCACCCGCAAGCGCTGGGGCAATGCCGCGGCTGGATTCAGAAGCATTTGCCGGAAGTCGAGATTATCGAAAGTTCCTCGACCACGCGCGCCGCCGAACTGGTGCGCTCGGACCGGAAATCGGCCGCGATCGCCAGCTCGCTCGCGGCCGAGCGTTACCGCCTGAAAATTCTCGAACGCGACATTCAGGACAACTCGATCAATGCGACCCGATTCCTGGTCCTGGGCCGCCAGTGCAGTCCCCCAACCGGACGCGATCGAACCAGCGTGATGTTTAGCATCGTGCACGAAATCGGCGCGCTGCATCGGGCGCTGGCTCCGTTCCGCCGATTCAAGATCAACATGACCAAAATCGAATCGCGGCCGAGCAAGCGCCGGGCCTGGGAATATTACTTTTTCGTGGATTGCGACGGCCACATTCACGATGAACGGGTGGCCACGGCCGTCGAGCAACTCTCCCGGCACTGCAATTTCGTGAAGGTGCTCGGATCCTACCCGAATGCGGAGTGA